In Edaphobacter paludis, a single window of DNA contains:
- a CDS encoding carbohydrate kinase family protein has translation MVNLSKVDLVGVGLNATDTVISLANYPVQGSKVEFSTSDVLPGGQVASTVVACQQWGMSTRYVGSLGDDSAARLHRRAFAEAGVETQIITVSECASRQSVILVDGGGDRTVLWKKDVRLDLKPSDLDREWIVNARALHVDGYDTATATVAAAWAREAGIPVIADLDELYPGVEGLIENVDYLIVNKDFPCRLMKETDLEEALRRMQRHYGCRLAAATLGEDGVLAWDGKQLHYTPAYQVPVVDTTGAGDTFRAGFIYGLHRGWPLDRQLDFACAAGALNCMAVGARGGIRAVETVEKLMATGTHYPAPRYVPMVMEKEVR, from the coding sequence ATGGTGAATTTGTCGAAGGTTGACCTTGTTGGCGTTGGCTTGAACGCCACCGATACCGTGATCTCGCTTGCAAACTACCCGGTACAAGGCTCAAAGGTTGAGTTCAGCACCTCGGACGTGTTGCCCGGCGGCCAAGTCGCGAGTACGGTTGTTGCCTGTCAGCAATGGGGCATGAGCACCAGATACGTGGGTAGCCTGGGCGACGATAGCGCCGCCAGGCTTCATCGCAGGGCGTTCGCGGAGGCTGGTGTAGAGACGCAGATCATCACGGTTTCTGAGTGCGCCAGCCGTCAATCGGTCATTCTGGTCGACGGCGGGGGCGACAGGACCGTCCTTTGGAAAAAGGACGTCCGGCTTGACCTGAAGCCCAGCGACCTCGACCGCGAGTGGATCGTCAACGCGCGAGCGCTTCACGTCGATGGCTACGACACAGCCACCGCGACCGTAGCGGCGGCCTGGGCGCGCGAAGCAGGCATTCCGGTTATCGCCGATCTGGACGAGCTCTACCCAGGTGTCGAAGGCCTGATTGAGAACGTAGACTATTTAATAGTGAATAAAGATTTTCCGTGCCGTCTGATGAAGGAAACTGACCTGGAGGAGGCGCTCCGCAGAATGCAACGCCACTACGGATGCCGGCTGGCCGCGGCGACGCTGGGCGAGGACGGTGTGCTCGCATGGGACGGCAAGCAGCTACACTACACCCCCGCCTATCAGGTACCGGTTGTAGATACGACGGGCGCTGGGGATACCTTCCGTGCCGGGTTCATCTATGGATTGCACCGGGGCTGGCCGCTGGACCGGCAACTCGATTTCGCCTGCGCAGCAGGAGCCTTAAACTGTATGGCGGTCGGGGCCAGGGGAGGCATTCGAGCAGTCGAGACCGTTGAAAAGCTGATGGCAACCGGCACCCACTACCCCGCTCCCCGTTATGTACCTATGGTCATGGAGAAAGAGGTAAGGTAG